One window of the Brevibacterium limosum genome contains the following:
- a CDS encoding DUF3117 domain-containing protein, with protein sequence MAAQKPRTGDGPLEVTEEGRSMVMRLPVEGGGRLVIELSRDEATGLHDTLAQTLGL encoded by the coding sequence ATGGCAGCCCAGAAACCCCGCACCGGCGACGGACCTCTGGAAGTGACCGAAGAAGGCCGAAGCATGGTGATGCGGCTTCCAGTCGAAGGCGGAGGTCGCCTGGTGATCGAGCTCAGCAGAGATGAAGCCACCGGACTCCACGACACTCTCGCCCAGACACTGGGGCTCTGA
- a CDS encoding polysaccharide deacetylase family protein: MSPLSPRDTLVYSVFAALSTLTVLVLLAGAVVTAFRDGPAPKQSAKAAQRVTAAENREALSAAMRSYAVVSEKRTPRLDIHTFGLPGADSLNSAIEASVLSALEQSGAFAARAAFDPVQTAPVHRWPTTAFAPARTTPEAGRAYRSDPRTVDIRTRMLAAGGDFVITAVKTDSPRPQTRLLLTDLAHDRTIDARRLFAAPVDPATVGADDTGTLTIDDAPVSDADLSSIGHRVQTALHSGLELPQPGDQRSPDFSCALLPCVALTYDDGPGEAKTEQAILDAADEANIRLTYFFLGTNTEAVPEVAERIIAAGHEVDNHTFSHVRMDTTSSATNRKEIDRTGRSLRSVGVKEHPLVRPPYGALDRRAAHALGDPAIIWDVDTGDWQHRSAEKTVSRVQSQARPGSIVLMHSIHHTTAEAAPAVFSAMADEGLYAVTVRELFSGIELKKGGSYFCRGYADELCSNPEHPAVMKN, from the coding sequence GTGTCTCCCCTCTCCCCTCGCGACACCCTGGTCTATTCTGTCTTCGCCGCTCTCAGCACCCTGACCGTTCTCGTCCTCCTGGCCGGAGCCGTCGTCACGGCCTTCCGGGACGGCCCCGCCCCCAAGCAGTCGGCAAAAGCTGCACAGAGGGTGACCGCTGCCGAGAACCGGGAGGCCCTGTCCGCCGCGATGCGCAGCTATGCTGTGGTGTCTGAGAAGCGCACACCCCGCTTGGACATCCACACCTTCGGCCTGCCCGGGGCCGACTCGCTCAACTCGGCGATCGAAGCGAGTGTGCTGTCCGCGCTCGAGCAGTCCGGCGCCTTCGCCGCACGCGCCGCCTTCGACCCTGTGCAGACAGCGCCGGTCCATCGGTGGCCGACGACGGCGTTCGCACCCGCTCGGACGACCCCCGAGGCGGGCCGCGCATACCGATCCGACCCGCGCACCGTCGACATCCGCACCCGCATGCTGGCCGCCGGCGGGGACTTCGTCATCACCGCCGTCAAGACTGACTCACCGCGCCCACAGACGCGACTGCTGCTCACCGACCTCGCCCACGACCGCACCATCGATGCCCGCCGGCTCTTCGCCGCACCCGTCGACCCCGCAACCGTCGGCGCCGATGACACCGGCACACTGACGATCGATGACGCCCCAGTCTCCGACGCCGATCTCTCCTCCATCGGCCACCGAGTCCAGACGGCGCTGCACAGCGGCCTCGAGCTGCCGCAGCCCGGCGATCAGCGGTCCCCGGACTTCTCCTGTGCGCTGCTGCCCTGTGTGGCCCTGACCTATGACGATGGCCCCGGAGAGGCGAAGACCGAGCAGGCGATCCTCGATGCCGCCGATGAGGCGAACATCCGGCTCACCTACTTCTTCCTCGGGACCAACACCGAGGCTGTCCCCGAGGTCGCCGAGCGGATCATCGCAGCCGGACACGAGGTCGACAATCACACTTTCTCGCATGTGCGCATGGACACGACCTCCTCGGCGACGAATCGAAAGGAGATCGACCGGACCGGACGGTCGCTGCGGTCGGTCGGGGTGAAGGAGCATCCGCTCGTCCGCCCGCCCTACGGCGCCCTCGACAGACGCGCCGCACATGCTCTGGGCGACCCCGCGATCATCTGGGACGTCGACACCGGAGATTGGCAGCACAGGAGTGCCGAGAAGACGGTCAGCCGCGTGCAGTCGCAGGCACGCCCCGGTTCGATCGTGCTCATGCACTCCATCCATCACACGACCGCAGAGGCGGCGCCGGCGGTCTTCTCGGCCATGGCGGACGAGGGGCTCTACGCGGTGACGGTGCGTGAGCTCTTCTCCGGAATCGAGTTGAAGAAGGGCGGATCGTACTTCTGCCGCGGCTACGCCGATGAGCTGTGCTCGAATCCCGAGCATCCGGCAGTGATGAAGAACTGA
- a CDS encoding LOG family protein → MARSTDDSTGDSTDDSTGDPAVDPGFYNKGPLRLSGDQVPATTTDQRLLESKSDTDWVHEDPWRVMRIQAEFVEGFSSLAEIGPAVSIFGSARLKAGTQAYADTREIARRLADNGNSIITGGGPGIMEAGNHGACEGGAVSIGLGIELPFETGLNEHVELGVNFRYFFVRKTMFLKYSRGFVVMPGGFGTLDELFEAFTMVQTGKVTSFPIVLFGTGYWQGLVDWMRDTLLASGTITEADLRMFTLTDDIDEVVAAIGPGSNPNGEVSTADKPANGRS, encoded by the coding sequence ATGGCCAGATCGACAGACGATTCGACAGGCGATTCGACAGACGATTCGACCGGCGACCCGGCGGTCGACCCTGGTTTCTACAACAAGGGGCCGCTACGACTGAGCGGTGACCAGGTGCCGGCGACGACGACGGACCAACGCCTCCTCGAATCGAAGTCGGACACCGACTGGGTGCACGAGGATCCGTGGCGAGTCATGCGGATCCAAGCCGAATTCGTCGAAGGCTTCAGCTCTCTGGCCGAGATCGGACCGGCCGTGTCGATCTTCGGCTCCGCCCGACTGAAGGCCGGCACTCAGGCCTATGCGGACACCCGGGAGATCGCCCGCCGCCTCGCAGACAACGGCAATTCGATCATCACCGGCGGGGGACCCGGAATCATGGAGGCCGGCAACCACGGTGCGTGCGAGGGCGGTGCAGTGTCCATCGGTCTGGGCATCGAGCTGCCCTTCGAAACCGGTCTCAACGAGCATGTCGAACTCGGCGTGAACTTCCGCTACTTCTTCGTCCGCAAGACCATGTTCCTCAAATACTCGCGCGGTTTCGTCGTCATGCCCGGCGGCTTCGGCACGCTGGATGAGCTGTTCGAGGCCTTCACCATGGTCCAGACCGGCAAGGTCACCTCATTCCCGATCGTGCTCTTCGGCACCGGCTATTGGCAGGGCCTCGTCGATTGGATGCGCGATACCCTCCTCGCCTCGGGAACGATCACCGAAGCAGACCTGCGCATGTTCACCCTCACCGACGACATCGACGAAGTCGTCGCCGCGATCGGACCTGGCTCGAATCCGAACGGCGAGGTCTCCACCGCGGACAAGCCTGCGAACGGCAGATCGTGA
- a CDS encoding O-methyltransferase codes for MARENAGDLTFSEQYNGPDPLLDAARTHSHEFGIAPVSQTTAKTLTLLARLLTPVAAVEVGTGVGTSTLSLLRGMPTAGILTSIDTNSTTQSAARDLVDMAGIRPGRLRLMSGRAEEVLKRLAPSAYDMVFIDVEPGSLERMIQPSLRLLDSQGLLVIHKTLLKGAVADPVDRSPRTQAARSMLNRIAEQEHLERVLLPIGEGLLLLQKTQ; via the coding sequence TTGGCACGCGAAAATGCAGGTGATCTCACCTTCTCGGAACAGTACAACGGTCCCGATCCGCTGCTCGACGCCGCTCGCACCCACTCTCATGAGTTCGGGATCGCACCGGTCTCCCAGACCACGGCGAAGACACTGACGCTGCTGGCCCGACTGCTCACTCCCGTGGCCGCAGTCGAGGTCGGCACCGGAGTGGGAACATCGACGCTGTCGCTGCTGCGGGGAATGCCCACCGCCGGGATACTGACGTCCATCGACACGAATTCGACGACCCAGAGCGCCGCGCGAGACCTCGTCGATATGGCCGGGATCAGGCCGGGGCGGCTGCGGCTGATGAGCGGCCGTGCCGAAGAGGTGCTCAAACGGCTCGCCCCGTCGGCCTATGACATGGTCTTCATCGACGTGGAACCGGGCAGCTTGGAGAGGATGATCCAGCCCTCGCTGCGACTGCTCGACTCTCAGGGCCTGCTCGTCATCCACAAGACGCTGCTCAAGGGCGCCGTCGCCGATCCCGTCGACCGCAGCCCGCGCACCCAGGCGGCCCGCAGCATGCTCAACCGCATCGCCGAGCAGGAACACCTCGAGAGAGTGCTGCTGCCCATCGGAGAGGGCCTGCTGCTCCTGCAGAAGACACAGTGA
- the folP gene encoding dihydropteroate synthase, protein MRGDTSAQPEAERFDLARAQPGIPAIMAVINRTTDSFYESAATLDQAITAVEGAACAGAQIVDIGGVRAGRGREISVDEEIDRVCPTIEAVARAHPQVLISVDTWRHEVAEAACRAGAGLLNDTWAGVDPELAEVAARHDVGIVCSHTGGLSPRTDAHRSRYGLRAGDVVGSTLAGVIELAEAARAAGVPEERIIIDPTPDFGKNTYHSLRLLRELDRFTATGYPVLLAISRKDFVGEAIGAVGPADRLYGTIAATALAIEKGTALIRTHDVRATADAIAVTLAITGEAAPKHTVRGLR, encoded by the coding sequence GTGAGAGGCGACACCTCAGCACAGCCGGAGGCCGAGCGGTTCGACCTGGCCCGAGCTCAGCCCGGAATCCCGGCGATCATGGCCGTGATCAACCGCACCACCGATTCGTTCTACGAATCGGCCGCCACCCTCGACCAGGCGATCACCGCAGTGGAGGGCGCCGCCTGCGCGGGTGCCCAGATCGTCGATATCGGGGGAGTGCGTGCCGGCCGCGGGCGGGAGATCTCCGTGGACGAGGAGATCGACCGCGTGTGCCCGACGATCGAAGCCGTGGCCCGGGCTCACCCGCAAGTGCTCATCAGCGTCGACACCTGGCGCCATGAGGTGGCCGAGGCCGCCTGCAGGGCCGGTGCCGGGCTGCTCAACGACACGTGGGCTGGGGTCGACCCGGAGCTCGCCGAGGTGGCCGCCCGACATGATGTCGGCATCGTCTGCTCCCATACCGGGGGCCTGAGCCCGCGCACCGACGCCCACCGCAGCCGCTATGGCCTGCGGGCCGGGGACGTCGTCGGCTCCACCCTGGCAGGCGTAATCGAACTCGCCGAGGCGGCCCGCGCAGCCGGCGTGCCCGAGGAACGGATCATCATCGATCCCACTCCTGACTTCGGGAAGAACACCTACCACTCGCTGCGGCTGCTGCGAGAACTCGACCGGTTCACCGCCACCGGCTATCCGGTGCTGCTGGCGATCTCACGCAAGGATTTCGTCGGAGAGGCCATCGGCGCCGTCGGTCCAGCGGACCGGCTGTACGGCACGATCGCCGCGACCGCACTGGCCATCGAGAAGGGGACGGCGCTGATCCGCACCCACGATGTGCGAGCCACCGCGGACGCGATCGCCGTGACCTTGGCGATCACCGGTGAGGCGGCGCCGAAACACACCGTACGCGGACTGCGCTGA
- the dapD gene encoding 2,3,4,5-tetrahydropyridine-2,6-dicarboxylate N-succinyltransferase produces MTERIVSARGLATIHSDTVLSVWYPALSTGDTHDTAEEAATARAVDDGLNALVGTDEARGTHSEVVTTTIDLDAGPASAADAYLRLHALSHRVVAPNDVNLDGIFGHIANVVWTSFGACSPEDFEATRAKLLGRGPVAVYGLDKFPRMTDFVIPSGVRIADADRVRLGAHLAPGTTVMHEGFVNFNAGTLGSAMVEGRVSQGVVVGDGSDIGGGASIMGTLSGGGTHRISIGAGSLLGANAGVGISIGDDCIVEAGLYITAGTRVTVPGEDDVVVKAAELSGKNNILFRRNSVTGTVEAIARDSKGIALNPDLH; encoded by the coding sequence ATGACAGAACGCATTGTTTCCGCACGTGGACTCGCCACGATTCATTCCGACACCGTCCTCTCTGTTTGGTACCCCGCGCTGAGCACCGGTGATACCCATGACACCGCCGAGGAGGCCGCCACCGCCCGCGCCGTCGACGATGGCCTCAACGCTCTGGTGGGCACCGATGAGGCTCGCGGCACTCACTCCGAGGTCGTCACCACCACGATCGATCTGGACGCCGGCCCCGCCTCGGCGGCCGATGCCTACCTGCGTCTGCACGCCCTGTCCCACCGCGTCGTGGCCCCGAACGATGTCAACCTCGACGGCATCTTCGGTCATATCGCCAATGTCGTGTGGACGTCCTTCGGCGCCTGTTCGCCCGAGGACTTCGAGGCCACCCGCGCGAAGCTTCTCGGTCGTGGACCCGTCGCCGTCTACGGACTCGACAAGTTCCCGCGAATGACGGACTTCGTCATCCCCTCCGGCGTGCGCATCGCCGATGCCGACCGTGTCCGCCTCGGCGCTCACCTGGCACCGGGCACAACGGTCATGCACGAAGGCTTCGTGAACTTCAACGCCGGCACGCTCGGCTCGGCCATGGTCGAAGGACGCGTCTCCCAAGGCGTCGTCGTCGGTGACGGATCGGATATCGGCGGCGGAGCCTCGATCATGGGCACGCTCTCCGGCGGCGGCACGCACCGCATCTCCATCGGCGCGGGCAGCCTGCTCGGCGCGAATGCCGGAGTCGGCATCTCCATCGGTGACGACTGCATCGTCGAGGCCGGCCTCTACATCACTGCCGGCACCCGTGTGACGGTCCCCGGCGAAGACGATGTCGTGGTCAAGGCCGCCGAGCTCAGCGGGAAGAACAACATCCTCTTCCGCCGCAATTCGGTGACCGGCACCGTCGAGGCGATCGCCCGCGACTCCAAGGGCATCGCGCTCAACCCCGACCTGCACTGA
- a CDS encoding citrate synthase translates to MTSEANLRIADTELTLPEVSATAGNNGYRIGSLLKETGAVTYDPGFANTATTSSSITYIDGDEGVLQYRGYPIEQLAEQSNFVEVCYLLIYGELPTQEQFDAFDARLRGHTIVHEDLRRFFRAFPYDAHPMPMVAAAVAALSTFYQDDLDVFDEGQIDTSSFRLLAKMPTIAALAHRKNMGLPVIHPDNSLSLVENFLRVNFGVPAEEYEPDPLAVKAMDQLFILHADHEQNCSTSTVRLVGSSQANVFQSISAGVNALAGPLHGGANSAVLEMLEQISASDDGPKKFMERVKNKEDGVRLMGFGHRVYKNYDPRAKIIKKTADEVLARSGGDPLLELAQQLEEIALADDYFVERKLYPNVDFYTGLIYKALGFPTNMFTVLFSVGRLPGWIAQWREMIKDPETKIGRPRQIYTGAYNRDYKDISER, encoded by the coding sequence ATGACTTCGGAGGCGAACCTCAGGATCGCTGATACGGAGCTGACACTGCCCGAGGTGTCAGCGACAGCGGGCAACAACGGATACCGTATCGGTTCTCTGCTGAAAGAGACCGGCGCGGTCACATACGATCCAGGGTTTGCCAACACCGCGACCACCTCGTCGTCCATCACCTACATCGATGGTGACGAGGGCGTTCTGCAGTACCGCGGATACCCGATCGAACAGCTCGCCGAACAGTCCAACTTCGTTGAAGTCTGCTACCTCCTCATCTACGGTGAGCTGCCGACTCAGGAGCAGTTCGACGCGTTCGACGCCCGCCTGCGCGGACACACCATCGTCCACGAGGACCTGCGACGCTTCTTCCGCGCGTTCCCGTACGACGCTCATCCGATGCCTATGGTTGCAGCTGCCGTCGCGGCTTTGTCGACGTTCTACCAAGATGACCTCGATGTCTTTGACGAAGGGCAGATCGACACTTCCTCGTTCCGCCTGCTCGCGAAGATGCCGACCATCGCCGCTCTCGCGCACCGGAAGAACATGGGGCTGCCGGTCATCCACCCGGATAACTCGCTCAGCCTCGTGGAGAACTTCCTGCGTGTGAACTTCGGCGTTCCCGCTGAGGAATACGAGCCGGATCCGCTGGCGGTCAAGGCCATGGATCAGCTGTTCATCCTCCATGCCGATCACGAGCAGAACTGCTCGACTTCGACGGTTCGTCTCGTCGGCTCCTCGCAGGCCAATGTGTTCCAGTCGATCTCGGCCGGCGTCAACGCCTTGGCCGGACCCCTGCACGGCGGCGCGAACTCCGCCGTCCTCGAGATGCTCGAGCAGATCTCGGCATCCGACGACGGACCGAAGAAGTTCATGGAGCGCGTGAAGAACAAGGAAGACGGCGTCCGTCTGATGGGCTTCGGTCACCGCGTGTACAAGAACTACGATCCGCGCGCGAAGATCATCAAGAAGACCGCCGATGAGGTCCTCGCCCGTTCCGGCGGCGACCCGCTGCTCGAACTGGCTCAGCAGCTCGAAGAGATCGCACTGGCCGACGACTACTTCGTCGAGCGCAAGCTCTACCCGAACGTCGACTTCTATACGGGGCTCATCTACAAGGCTCTCGGATTCCCGACGAACATGTTCACCGTGCTGTTCTCGGTCGGCCGTCTGCCCGGCTGGATCGCTCAGTGGCGTGAAATGATCAAGGATCCCGAGACCAAGATCGGTCGTCCGCGCCAGATCTACACCGGCGCCTACAACCGCGACTACAAGGACATCAGCGAACGCTGA
- the dapE gene encoding succinyl-diaminopimelate desuccinylase encodes MTVDPSAETDAIFAPTGDLGEYLFAALGDPGELTGRLCAVESVSGNETTLADAVVDVLERISAGPGPDLEILRDGDTIIARTHLGLAERIVVAGHLDTVSVEDNLPPVRTHLTGADYPDDEVIWGRGACDMKAGVAMQLSTAAALSAPNRDVSWVFYDHEEVDASLNGLGRVSRSHPDWLAGDFAILGEPSNASVEGGCNGTIRVDVTTTGVRAHSARAFMGVNAIHSAAEVLTRLAEFETGTVTVDGLDYRESLSAVNIRGGVAGNVVPDECVVSVNYRFAPSKSAAEAEGFLRELFHGFDLVVTDAAEGARPGLDRAIAQDFIDTLGLSPAPKLGWTDVSRFSALGVPAVNFGPGDPLYAHKSDEHVRVTEVEQATATLRSYLQGR; translated from the coding sequence ATGACTGTCGATCCATCTGCTGAGACTGATGCCATATTCGCACCCACCGGAGACCTCGGTGAGTACCTGTTCGCCGCACTGGGCGACCCGGGCGAACTCACCGGTCGCCTGTGCGCCGTCGAATCCGTGTCCGGGAACGAGACAACACTGGCCGATGCCGTCGTCGACGTGCTCGAGAGGATCAGCGCGGGCCCGGGACCGGACCTGGAGATCCTCCGCGACGGCGACACCATCATCGCTCGCACGCACCTGGGCCTGGCCGAACGCATCGTCGTCGCCGGCCACCTCGACACCGTCTCCGTCGAAGACAATCTCCCGCCCGTGCGCACTCACCTGACCGGGGCGGATTACCCCGACGACGAGGTCATCTGGGGCCGCGGGGCGTGCGATATGAAGGCCGGAGTGGCGATGCAGCTGTCCACGGCGGCCGCGCTGTCCGCCCCGAACCGCGATGTCAGCTGGGTCTTCTACGACCACGAGGAAGTCGATGCCTCGCTCAATGGGCTCGGCCGCGTCTCCCGCAGCCACCCGGACTGGCTGGCCGGTGACTTCGCGATCCTCGGCGAACCCTCGAACGCCTCCGTCGAAGGCGGCTGCAACGGGACCATCCGCGTCGACGTCACCACCACCGGTGTGCGCGCCCACTCGGCCCGCGCCTTCATGGGCGTCAACGCGATCCACTCAGCCGCCGAGGTGCTCACCCGGCTCGCCGAGTTCGAGACGGGCACCGTCACGGTCGACGGCCTCGACTACCGCGAATCCCTCTCCGCTGTGAACATCCGCGGGGGCGTCGCCGGCAACGTCGTGCCCGACGAATGCGTCGTGTCCGTGAACTATCGCTTCGCCCCGAGCAAGTCGGCGGCCGAGGCCGAAGGATTTCTGCGCGAGCTCTTCCACGGATTCGACCTCGTCGTCACCGATGCCGCCGAGGGCGCACGTCCCGGGCTCGACAGGGCGATCGCCCAAGACTTCATCGACACTCTCGGACTGTCCCCGGCTCCGAAGCTCGGCTGGACCGACGTGTCCCGGTTCAGCGCGCTCGGCGTTCCGGCGGTGAATTTCGGTCCCGGCGATCCGCTGTATGCCCACAAGTCGGATGAGCATGTGAGAGTCACCGAGGTGGAACAGGCCACCGCAACTCTGCGCAGCTACCTCCAGGGCCGGTGA
- a CDS encoding MGMT family protein — protein MDEVAVERVLRIVELVPASRVVAYGTIGAVADCSPRYVGRVMREFGSNVTWWRVVNAAGILPPEIFARARAHWADEGTPHSHERVDRTAFLDVDELDQLWRTHGIEPECG, from the coding sequence GTGGACGAGGTAGCCGTCGAGCGGGTGCTGCGCATCGTCGAGCTCGTCCCCGCCTCGCGCGTCGTCGCCTATGGGACGATCGGTGCCGTCGCCGACTGTTCACCGCGCTACGTCGGTCGGGTGATGCGGGAATTCGGGTCGAACGTCACCTGGTGGCGAGTCGTCAACGCAGCCGGGATTCTGCCGCCGGAGATCTTCGCTCGAGCCCGCGCCCATTGGGCTGACGAGGGCACTCCGCACTCGCACGAGCGTGTCGATCGCACGGCGTTCCTCGATGTCGATGAGCTCGATCAGCTGTGGCGCACCCACGGAATCGAACCCGAATGCGGTTAG
- a CDS encoding Mrp/NBP35 family ATP-binding protein, which yields MTGPSEDAVREALTGVIDPEIRRNIVELDMVESISIDGGKVTVTVLLTIAGCPLKDTITRDTEAAVARVDGVTEVAVVLGTMSPDQRKAMKEKLQGSGTRDIPFNRPESLTKVYAVASGKGGVGKSSVTANLAVSLADKGLRVGIVDADIYGFSIPGMLGLSGKPTRVDEMILPQIAHNVKVMSIGMFVPPSQAVVWRGPMLHRALQQFLTDVFWGDLDVLLLDLPPGTGDIAISVAQLLPGSELLVVTTPQSAAAQVAERAGSIATQTKQKLAGVIENMSWMEMPDGTRMEVFGSGGGASVAENLSAALEHEVPLLAQIPLDTRLREGSDAGTPVVLADSESPAAQAFETLAESLRRRSRGLSGRSLGLSPV from the coding sequence ATGACTGGTCCCTCTGAGGACGCCGTGAGAGAGGCACTGACCGGCGTCATCGACCCGGAGATCCGCCGCAACATCGTCGAACTCGATATGGTCGAATCCATCAGCATCGACGGCGGCAAGGTCACCGTCACGGTTCTCCTCACGATCGCCGGGTGCCCCCTCAAGGACACGATCACCAGAGACACGGAAGCCGCAGTGGCCCGTGTCGACGGAGTCACCGAGGTGGCCGTCGTCCTGGGCACGATGAGTCCCGACCAGCGCAAGGCGATGAAGGAGAAGCTGCAGGGCAGCGGTACCAGAGACATCCCGTTCAATCGCCCCGAGTCCCTGACCAAGGTCTATGCCGTCGCGTCCGGAAAGGGCGGCGTCGGCAAATCGTCGGTGACCGCGAACCTCGCCGTGTCCCTGGCAGACAAGGGGCTGCGCGTCGGAATCGTCGATGCCGATATCTACGGCTTCTCCATCCCGGGCATGCTCGGTCTCTCCGGAAAGCCGACCCGAGTCGATGAGATGATCCTGCCGCAGATCGCCCACAACGTGAAGGTGATGAGCATCGGGATGTTCGTCCCGCCGAGCCAGGCCGTCGTGTGGCGCGGCCCGATGCTCCACCGCGCCCTGCAGCAGTTCCTCACGGATGTCTTCTGGGGCGACCTCGACGTGCTGCTGCTCGATCTGCCTCCCGGCACCGGCGATATCGCGATCTCCGTGGCACAGCTGCTGCCGGGTTCGGAGCTCCTCGTCGTCACCACACCGCAGTCAGCGGCCGCCCAGGTCGCCGAACGCGCCGGATCGATCGCAACTCAGACGAAGCAGAAGCTGGCCGGGGTCATCGAGAACATGTCCTGGATGGAGATGCCCGACGGCACTCGAATGGAGGTGTTCGGGTCCGGCGGCGGCGCCAGTGTCGCCGAGAACCTCTCCGCCGCCCTCGAGCACGAGGTTCCGCTGCTCGCCCAGATCCCACTGGACACTCGACTGCGCGAAGGTTCGGACGCCGGCACCCCGGTCGTGCTCGCCGACTCCGAGTCGCCTGCCGCTCAGGCCTTCGAGACCCTCGCCGAGTCGCTGCGGCGACGCAGCAGGGGCCTGTCGGGCAGATCCTTGGGACTGAGCCCGGTCTGA
- a CDS encoding DivIVA domain-containing protein: protein MPLWIVIGVAAAVFVLVFVVAATFNVFSSETVDEAEERWTGLPEEFTSDDLDAVRFRPALRGYRMEDVDEAMAVLRARLGELESAVGTGAAPTTTPTTPTASSEGPEAAAGPR, encoded by the coding sequence ATGCCTTTGTGGATTGTGATCGGTGTCGCGGCTGCGGTCTTCGTCCTCGTGTTCGTCGTCGCGGCGACCTTCAACGTCTTCTCCTCCGAAACGGTCGATGAGGCTGAGGAACGCTGGACCGGCCTGCCTGAGGAATTCACCAGCGACGACCTCGACGCCGTGCGATTCCGCCCCGCACTGCGCGGTTATCGGATGGAAGACGTCGATGAGGCCATGGCAGTGCTGCGCGCACGCCTGGGTGAACTCGAATCTGCGGTCGGGACCGGGGCGGCACCCACAACCACCCCCACCACCCCGACCGCATCTTCTGAGGGGCCGGAAGCGGCTGCCGGACCACGATGA
- a CDS encoding twin-arginine translocase TatA/TatE family subunit — MLGINGTEMVILVVVALVVIGPRRLPEYAQKLRDLVRQMRRMAEGAKDSVQRDFGDDFKDVDWQKLDPRQYDPRRIVREALVEEDAAIRESKRHERTSPESLPADSSDAAVSTQTGTEAAPARERSPIERFQAQVDLRDRSGAAPFDPEAT; from the coding sequence ATGTTGGGTATCAACGGCACCGAAATGGTGATCCTGGTCGTTGTGGCCTTGGTCGTGATCGGACCAAGACGCCTGCCCGAATACGCTCAGAAGCTGCGGGACCTCGTTCGACAGATGCGTCGGATGGCCGAAGGCGCGAAGGACAGCGTCCAGCGCGATTTCGGCGACGACTTCAAGGACGTGGATTGGCAGAAGCTCGACCCGCGTCAGTACGATCCGCGGCGGATCGTTCGCGAGGCACTCGTCGAAGAGGACGCAGCCATCCGCGAGTCCAAACGTCACGAACGCACCTCCCCGGAGTCGCTCCCCGCTGATTCCTCGGATGCCGCCGTCTCCACTCAGACCGGCACCGAGGCGGCCCCCGCCCGAGAGAGATCACCCATCGAACGGTTCCAGGCCCAGGTGGATCTGCGCGACCGGTCGGGTGCGGCGCCGTTCGACCCCGAAGCCACCTGA